TCGGAACGAAAAACCAGACCCTTTACCTGGCTTCTGAGATGAAATGCATAACTCAGATTACAGATCAGGTGTTCGAATTCCCGCCGGGGCATTCAATAAATGATGAAGGCACGATATCACAATTTTCAGCCTTGCCGACAAGTCCGCCACAGGAACACAATTTAAACGAAAGTCAGATGATTCAAGATGTAAGGTCTCTGATTGAGGAGAGTGTAAGAAGCCGGGTGGATTTTGCCTGGCCCACAGGAGGTTTGCTCAGTGGGGGTATAGATAGCAGTGTCATTAATTATCTGGCCACAAAGATCAATCGCGAAAATCATGGAGTTGGGGCCAGCCTGAAGACCTTTGCCTTGGGAATAACCGAAAGTGAGGATATCGAAATGGCCCGTCTGATGGCGGACTTTCTGGAAAGTGAACATCATGAGGTGATCGTCAGCCTTGAGCAGATGCTGGAGGTTCTTCCAGACGTAATCTATTATTTGGAATCGTTTGATCCCTCATTGGTGCGGAGCGCGGTGGCAAATTATATAATCTCCCAATACGCCAGGGAGAAAGGTGTAGAGGTGCTTCTATCCGGGGAAGGCGGGGACGAGGTGTTCTGCGGTTATCTATACTTGAAACAATATCCCACCTCGGAGCTTTTTACTCGACAAATGGAATGTCTTGGTTTTTTGCATAATAATGCATCGCTACGATTGGACCGTATGAATCAGGCAAACGGCATTCGTGTCGTCGCTCCCTTAATTTCAGGTAAACTGTTGAATTATGCCATGGCCATACCGTCTGAATATAAACAGAAACCTGAAAACGGCCAAAAAATCGAAAAATGGATCTTTCGTAAAGCCTTCGAATCTGAAATGCCGGAACAGATCATCTGGAGGCTGAAGCAGGAATTTTCCCAGGGCTCGGGGTCAGCTAGTATATTGCCCTCATATTTTGAAGAAATAGTCACAGATGAGGAATTTCTGGAAACGCAACAGAGATTCCCCATAGTTCGCAGTAAAGAAGAATATTATTATTTTAAGCTATTTACCAAATACTTCGGGGAAGGCAGCCCAGTAGAAACCGTCGGTCAATGGGTGGCTTTATAAAGCCCGCGCCTCTACCATTACGCAATTCACGGAAAAACGGCATCCGTTGGACCCCAAATCCGCGATTGAATTAGGCAAGTCAAAAAAAACCTTGTTGATATGGTAAGATAAGTCAAAACAAGCGAGAAGCAACCACACCAACAAGGTGAAGAGATGATGACACAAACAGTTCTTCCGTTCAAGTTAGAAATGACCAGGGACACGATTACGGCTCATGCGGGTTTAGCCCTGCTCGGCGAATTTATTGAGACATTAAAGCTTTCGGAGATATTGGATGATGGTTTGCCCGGTCCCGGCAGTGGGGTGGGTTACAGTCCCTCTCAATTTGTCTTGCCGCTTATTTTGATGCTTCACGGCGGTGGCCGTAGTCTGGAGGATTTGCGTCAAATTCGAGAGGATCAAGGTTTACGAGAGCTTCTGGAGATGAAAGAGATGCCGAGTTCGGATGCCACTGGTGATTGGCTGCGGCGGATGGGGGAGAGTGGTGAGGGTCTTAAAGGGCTTGAGTTGGTGAACCGTGAGTTAGTTAGGCGCGGGCAGGTCCATAATGATCGAACTGAATACACGCTGGATATTGATGCGACTCAGATCGTGGCGGAGAAGAAGGAGGCCCGGTGGACTTACAAAGGCGAGCGTGGTTACATGCCTATTGTTGGTCATTTAGCCGAGAGCGGGCTGGTGATTGGGGATGAGTTTCGAGCGGGCAACGAGTCTCCTGGGGCGCGGAATCTTGAGTTTATCAGGCATTGCGTGAACCAGATGCCTGTGGGCACTCGCATCGCCCATTTGCGATCAGACAGTGCGGCCTACCAGGCTGAGGTGATCAACTGGTGCGAAAGCCATAAGGTGAGTTTTGCTATTGGAGCGGATTTGGACCTGGCGGTGCTGGCGGCGATCAAATCGATTCCGGCGAAGGAGTGGAGGTCTTATCAAGACGGTCAGATTGCCGAGACGGTGCATAGTATGAACAAGACGGCTCAGGCGTTTCGGCTGGTAGTGATCCAGCGGCCGGTGCAAGGGGACCTGTTCAGCGCGGAGGATCCGAAGATGCGTTA
The sequence above is drawn from the Deltaproteobacteria bacterium genome and encodes:
- a CDS encoding IS1380 family transposase, whose amino-acid sequence is MTQTVLPFKLEMTRDTITAHAGLALLGEFIETLKLSEILDDGLPGPGSGVGYSPSQFVLPLILMLHGGGRSLEDLRQIREDQGLRELLEMKEMPSSDATGDWLRRMGESGEGLKGLELVNRELVRRGQVHNDRTEYTLDIDATQIVAEKKEARWTYKGERGYMPIVGHLAESGLVIGDEFRAGNESPGARNLEFIRHCVNQMPVGTRIAHLRSDSAAYQAEVINWCESHKVSFAIGADLDLAVLAAIKSIPAKEWRSYQDGQIAETVHSMNKTAQAFRLVVIQRPVQGDLFSAEDPKMRYTVVASNREETAEETIKWYNQRGETSENRIKELKIGFGMERMPCGQLEANAVFFRIGVLAYNLFVLFKLQALPESWRKHQVQTLRWRFYQTAGKVINHARSIILKVTRRMFNLFAEVRSRCGELAWV